Proteins encoded in a region of the Cydia pomonella isolate Wapato2018A chromosome 3, ilCydPomo1, whole genome shotgun sequence genome:
- the LOC133516520 gene encoding serine protease inhibitor dipetalogastin-like isoform X1, producing the protein MILAVFVLTFGILDGVPLEQGCCDPTTCKELVCGSDFKTYRCLCELECVDYYSGMFQEPGIMKVPLYKVHNGDCIPLPCDCTPDPTGPFCGNDSLTYFSECVFYCTKSSTIKMYDGPCNDETNSTVVS; encoded by the exons ATGATATTAGCGGTTTTTGTGT TGACCTTTGGTATCTTGGACGGGGTGCCCCTTGAGCAGGGTTGCTGCGACCCCACCACCTGCAAGGAGCTCGTTTGCGGCAGCGATTTTAAGACGTATAGATGCTTGTGCGAACTGGAGTGCGTCGATTACTACTCGGGTATGTTTCAAG AGCCAGGCATCATGAAAGTTCCGCTGTACAAAGTCCACAACGGGGACTGCATCCCGCTGCCGTGCGATTGTACCCCTGACCCCACCGGACCGTTCTGCGGTAACGACTCCCTGACGTACTTCAGCGAGTGCGTATTTTATTGTACCAAATCATCCACCATTAAAATGTACGACGGGCCTTGCAACGACGAGACGAACTCAACTGTGGTTTCGTAA
- the LOC133516520 gene encoding serine protease inhibitor dipetalogastin-like isoform X2 has product MILAVFVLTFGILDGVPLEQGCCDPTTCKELVCGSDFKTYRCLCELECVDYYSEPGIMKVPLYKVHNGDCIPLPCDCTPDPTGPFCGNDSLTYFSECVFYCTKSSTIKMYDGPCNDETNSTVVS; this is encoded by the exons ATGATATTAGCGGTTTTTGTGT TGACCTTTGGTATCTTGGACGGGGTGCCCCTTGAGCAGGGTTGCTGCGACCCCACCACCTGCAAGGAGCTCGTTTGCGGCAGCGATTTTAAGACGTATAGATGCTTGTGCGAACTGGAGTGCGTCGATTACTACTCGG AGCCAGGCATCATGAAAGTTCCGCTGTACAAAGTCCACAACGGGGACTGCATCCCGCTGCCGTGCGATTGTACCCCTGACCCCACCGGACCGTTCTGCGGTAACGACTCCCTGACGTACTTCAGCGAGTGCGTATTTTATTGTACCAAATCATCCACCATTAAAATGTACGACGGGCCTTGCAACGACGAGACGAACTCAACTGTGGTTTCGTAA
- the LOC133516519 gene encoding uncharacterized protein LOC133516519, producing MKAFVFTLSLLGLASVVYPRTMPHSLYRLQLTPDVRPLPPQPDVRPLPPSPDVYPLPPTPDVYPLPPNPDVYPLPPSPYVNPLPPNPYVRPIPPNPDVIPLPPNPYVRPLPPNPDVIPLPPNPYVRPLPPNPDVVPLPPNPYVKPLPPNPYVWPLPPNPDVIPLPPNPYVRPLPPNPDVIPLPPNPYVRPLPPNPDVIPLPPNPYVRPLPPNPDVIPLPPNPYVKPLPPNPYVRPLPPNPDVIPLPPNPDVIPLPPNPDVIPLPPNPYVNPLPPNPYVRPLPPNPDVIPLPPNPDVIPLPPNPYVNPLPPNPYVNPLPPNPDVYPLPPFPYVNPLPPNPYVRPLPPKPEPTPILY from the exons ATGAAGGCATTTGTATTTACAT TGTCGCTGCTGGGGCTGGCGTCCGTGGTGTATCCACGGACAATGCCACATTCACTCTACCGGCTACAGCTGACGCCGGACGTGAGACCGTTGCCACCTCAACCAGACGTTCGTCCGTTGCCGCCTTCGCCTGACGTGTACCCACTACCCCCAACTCCTGATGTTTACCCGTTGCCTCCTAATCCTGACGTGTACCCGTTGCCTCCTAGTCCATACGTTAACCCCTTACCTCCAAACCCATACGTGCGGCCCATACCTCCTAACCCAGATGTTATCCCCTTACCTCCAAACCCATACGTTCGGCCTTTGCCCCCTAACCCGGATGTTATCCCCTTACCTCCAAACCCATACGTTCGGCCTTTGCCCCCCAATCCAGACGTCGTCCCCTTACCTCCAAACCCATACGTCAAGCCCCTGCCTCCAAACCCATACGTTTGGCCCTTGCCCCCGAACCCGGATGTTATCCCCTTACCTCCAAACCCATACGTTCGGCCTTTGCCCCCTAATCCAGACGTCATCCCCTTACCTCCAAACCCATACGTTCGGCCCTTGCCCCCTAACCCTGATGTTATCCCCTTACCTCCAAACCCATACGTTCGGCCTTTGCCCCCTAATCCAGACGTCATCCCCTTACCTCCAAACCCATACGTTAAGCCCTTGCCTCCAAACCCATACGTTCGGCCCTTGCCCCCTAACCCAGACGTCATCCCCTTACCTCCAAACCCAGACGTCATCCCCTTACCTCCAAACCCAGACGTCATCCCCTTACCTCCAAATCCATACGTCAATCCCTTGCCTCCAAACCCATACGTCCGTCCCTTGCCCCCTAACCCAGACGTCATCCCCTTACCTCCAAACCCAGACGTCATCCCCTTACCTCCAAATCCATACGTCAATCCCTTGCCTCCAAACCCATACGTTAACCCCTTACCTCCAAACCCAGATGTTTACCCACTGCCTCCATTCCCTTATGTAAATCCGTTGCCGCCAAATCCATATGTTCGCCCATTGCCTCCAAAACCTGAACCTACCCCAATTTTATACTAA